The Desulfovibrio legallii genome includes the window CGTGAACCGGTGGTCATTTTACAGCTCGCGTTCGTTGTCCAGAAAAACCCAGTGCAACATGCGCTTGTGCACCCGCAGGCGGTATTCGGCCTGCTGCACCAGTAAGGAGGCCTTGCTGGCCAGAATCTCGTCCGCCACGCCGATGGCCGAAACGGGCGAGGCGCTCAGCAGCAAGCGCGCATTGGGTTCTGCCAGGGCCATGAGCCTGGCGTCCACCCGCCACACGGCGCGCTCCTCGGCCGTCAGCCCGCTGCGGCAGCCGGCAAACACATAGTTGGCCCCTTTGACCGCTTCTTCGGGGCTGTCCACAAAGATGACCTCCGTGCCCAGACGCGCCACGGCTTCTTCCAGAGGACGCCGGTCCACCTGCGCGGGCAAGGCCACCCGCAGCCGGAAGGGGAACCAGGCGGAGGCCTCAATAAGCGAATGGAGCGTGCCGTTGACGCAGCCCAGCCAGGCGCAGGTCAGGGTATCCAGATAGCGGGAGCAGAGCAGCATGCAGGAGATGTCCGCCAGGGTGTGGGCGGGGTGCGCATCCGGGCTGCCGGCGTTGATGAGCGGGAAGCGCAGGTGCGTCGTCTCCATCTCCCAGCCCCGCACAGGCAGGCCGTAGACGTACATGCAGTCCAGATAGTAGCTGAAAATGGGCAGAAGCTGCTCGCGGTAGTCGTCCATTTCAGAACGCCAGATGCCGCGGTTGCCCTCATAGACGACGGAGCCGCCCATCTGCCGCACCGCGGCGGAAACGCAGAGACGTTCGGGCAGGGAATGCTGGGCAAAGACCAGCAAGGCCACGCGCTGAGTCATGAAGTCCGTCTGCAGTTTGGGATCGGGCATGCCCAGAGCCTGCTGCACCAGCAGCCAGCAGGCAGTCTCGCCCAGGTCTTTGATGGTCAGAATGTGTCGCGCCATACGGCCTCCCGAAATAAGACCCCACGAATTCCGCCCGGCCCGCGCGCCGTTGCCGCCGCGCCTCCGGCCGGATGCCGCAGAGGTCTTTAAAGTATCAAGGGCCTTTCCCCCTGTCCAGCGTGGTCCAGCCTTACGGGCTTGTGGAAGGGGGGGCTTTTCCGCTACACTGCAGCCACCTGAGCCAGGAGCAGACATGAAAGCCTTTATTTTTGATCTCGACGGCACACTTCTCAACAGCCTTGAAGACATCGCCCAATCCTGCAATGTGGTGCTGCGCCGCCACAGCTGGCCGGAGCATCCCCTGCCCGCCTACCGGCAGATGGTGGGGCGCGGCTTTGACTATCTGGTGCGCAGCGCCCTGCCTGCCGACGTTCTGGCCGAGCTTGCGCCGGAGGGCCTGCGGCCCCTGGTGGAGGAAGCCCGCGCCTGGTACGGCGGCCACATGTGCGAACACACCCGGCCCTATGACGGCCTGGATGGGGCGCTGCAGGCCCTTTGCGCCGGGGGCCGCGTTCTGGCCGTGCTTTCCAACAAGCCGGACGAACTCACCACCGATCTGGTGCGGCGCTATTTTCCCGGCATCCCCTTTGCCCTGGTGCGCGGCGCGCGGCCGGGCGTGCCCCTCAAGCCGGACCCTGCCGCCCCGCGCGAAATGCTCGCCGCCTTAGGCCTCGCCGCCAAAGACGCCTGCTATGTGGGCGACAGCGATGTGGACGTATATACCGCGCGCAATGCCGGCATGACGGCCGTGGGTGCCGGCTGGGGTTTCCGCGGCGCGGCGGAGCTTGAGGCCGCCGGCGCGGCATGCGTGCTGGACGCGCCAGGCCGCTTGACCGAACTTCTCTGAACCCTGCACACGGAGCATCCTATGCAACGGCTCATTATCGAAATCGATGCAGACAAGTGCGACGGTTGCGGCCAGTGCGTGCTGGACTGCGCCGAAGGCGCCCTGGCCATTGTGGACGGCAAAGCCAAGCTGGTGAGCGACGTCTTCTGCGATGGGCTCGGCACCTGTCTCAACTGCCCCAAAGGCGCGCTCAAACTCACCGAGCGCGAGGCCGCCCCTTTTGACGAGGCCGCGGCCCTGGCCGCCAAGGCGGGGCGCGTTGCCGCCCCCAGGCCGCAGGGGGGCTGTCCCGGCGCTGCCGCGCGCACGCTGCGCCCTTTGTCCGCGCCTGCCGCAGCCGCCCCTGGGGAGCTGCGCGCGCAGCTTTCTTCCTGGCCCATCCAGCTCCGCCTTGTGCCGCCCAGCGCCCCTTTTCTGCAGGGCGCGCACCTGCTGCTGGCGGCCCACTGCGCGGGCTTTGCCCTGCCCGCCCTGCATCAGGACTGGCTTGCCGGGCGCATCCCCCTTATCGCCTGTCCCAAGCTGGAGGACAACGCCCTCCTGCTGGAGCGCCTCACGGCCCTGTTGGCTGCGGCCGAGGCCCAAAGCCTCACCGTGCTGCGCATGAGCGTGCCCTGCTGTGGCGGCCTTGAACGGCTGGCCCACAAAGCGGCGGCAGGGCTCTCCCTGCCCGTGACCTGCGAGGTGGTGCGCCTGTGAGCGGCGCCGCGGCGGCAGAGCCGCCCCAGGCTTTTATCAAAAAATGCGTGTTCCCATACCTTGACAAAACATAGTAAAGAGCTATGTTTTAAACACGCGCAGCGGCAGGCGCGATCAGACCCGCCGCAGCGCGCAACCATTGAGAAAAGTGCGAGGAGACCATGCCCATCAAGATTCCGGCGGACCTGCCGGCCTGCGCAGCCCTGGAAGGCGAAAACATCTTTGTGATGACGGAAGACCGCGCCGTACAGCAGGATATACGCCCGCTTGAGATTGTCATCGTCAACCTCATGCCCACCAAGATCGCCACCGAGACGCAGCTGCTGCGGCTTCTGGGCAACAGCCCCCTGCAGGTCAACATTACCCTGCTCCGCACTGAGGCGCACCAATCCAAGAATACCCCGGCCCGGCATCTGGAGCGGTTTTACAAGACCTTTTCCGAAATCCGCCACGGCACCTTTGACGGCATGATTGTCACCGGCGCGCCCGTGGAGCATCTCCCCTTTGAGGATGTGGACTATTGGCGCGAGCTGCTGGAGATCATGCGCTACGCCCAGAACCACGTCTACTCCACCCTGTACATCTGCTGGGCGGCCCAGGCTGCGCTCTACCACTTTTACCGGATCCCCAAGCATGTGCTGCCGGCCAAAATTTCCGGCATTTTCGAGCATGAGGTGCTCCAGCCTGCGTGTCGGCTTTTCCGGGGTTTTGACGATACGTTCCTGGCCCCCCACTCCCGCCACACCGAGGTGCGCGAAGAAGACGTGCGCCAGGAGCCGCGCCTGCGCGTGCTTGCCCGCTCGGCCGAGGCGGGCCTTGCCCTGTTGGAGACTGTAGACCATTCCCAGGTTTTCATGACCGGGCACCTGGAATACGACCGCGGCACGCTGGATGAAGAATACCGCCGCGATCTGGAGCGGGGCCTGAACCCCGCGCCGCCCCGGCACTACTACCCCGGCGATGATCCCACGGCCATGCCCGCCATGCACTGGCGCGCGCACGCCCACCTTTTTTACAGCAACTGGCTCAACTATTATGTGTACCAGGAAACCCCCTTCAGCCTCACGGCCATCGCCGAGAACCGCCAGACCCCGGGCGTCTGACCGCAGCACACGCGAGGAACGCTATGCGATTTTCCACCAGAACCCGCTATGGATTGCGCTTTTTACTG containing:
- a CDS encoding ornithine carbamoyltransferase, encoding MARHILTIKDLGETACWLLVQQALGMPDPKLQTDFMTQRVALLVFAQHSLPERLCVSAAVRQMGGSVVYEGNRGIWRSEMDDYREQLLPIFSYYLDCMYVYGLPVRGWEMETTHLRFPLINAGSPDAHPAHTLADISCMLLCSRYLDTLTCAWLGCVNGTLHSLIEASAWFPFRLRVALPAQVDRRPLEEAVARLGTEVIFVDSPEEAVKGANYVFAGCRSGLTAEERAVWRVDARLMALAEPNARLLLSASPVSAIGVADEILASKASLLVQQAEYRLRVHKRMLHWVFLDNEREL
- a CDS encoding HAD family hydrolase; this encodes MKAFIFDLDGTLLNSLEDIAQSCNVVLRRHSWPEHPLPAYRQMVGRGFDYLVRSALPADVLAELAPEGLRPLVEEARAWYGGHMCEHTRPYDGLDGALQALCAGGRVLAVLSNKPDELTTDLVRRYFPGIPFALVRGARPGVPLKPDPAAPREMLAALGLAAKDACYVGDSDVDVYTARNAGMTAVGAGWGFRGAAELEAAGAACVLDAPGRLTELL
- a CDS encoding ATP-binding protein; its protein translation is MQRLIIEIDADKCDGCGQCVLDCAEGALAIVDGKAKLVSDVFCDGLGTCLNCPKGALKLTEREAAPFDEAAALAAKAGRVAAPRPQGGCPGAAARTLRPLSAPAAAAPGELRAQLSSWPIQLRLVPPSAPFLQGAHLLLAAHCAGFALPALHQDWLAGRIPLIACPKLEDNALLLERLTALLAAAEAQSLTVLRMSVPCCGGLERLAHKAAAGLSLPVTCEVVRL
- the metA gene encoding homoserine O-acetyltransferase MetA, which encodes MPIKIPADLPACAALEGENIFVMTEDRAVQQDIRPLEIVIVNLMPTKIATETQLLRLLGNSPLQVNITLLRTEAHQSKNTPARHLERFYKTFSEIRHGTFDGMIVTGAPVEHLPFEDVDYWRELLEIMRYAQNHVYSTLYICWAAQAALYHFYRIPKHVLPAKISGIFEHEVLQPACRLFRGFDDTFLAPHSRHTEVREEDVRQEPRLRVLARSAEAGLALLETVDHSQVFMTGHLEYDRGTLDEEYRRDLERGLNPAPPRHYYPGDDPTAMPAMHWRAHAHLFYSNWLNYYVYQETPFSLTAIAENRQTPGV